A genomic region of Trifolium pratense cultivar HEN17-A07 linkage group LG3, ARS_RC_1.1, whole genome shotgun sequence contains the following coding sequences:
- the LOC123914254 gene encoding cysteine proteinase inhibitor B-like: MAAAATLTITLVTAWLVLCTTSSYATRKVGGKTEISNVRTNEEIQELGKFSVEEYNRSVKIWKEGEGELRFVEVVEAQQQVVSGIKYYMKIWVTQVKSDGVEDPTMFDSVVLVKPWLSSKHLLHFAPSPQ, encoded by the coding sequence ATGGCGGCGGCGGCGACATTAACAATAACATTGGTAACAGCATGGCTAGTACTATGTACTACTTCATCCTACGCAACTCGCAAGGTTGGTGGCAAAACAGAGATCTCAAACGTGAGAACAAATGAGGAGATACAAGAACTCGGGAAATTCTCAGTGGAAGAGTATAACCGGAGTGTGAAAATATGGAAAGAAGGGGAAGGGGAATTAAGGTTTGTGGAAGTGGTGGAGGCACAACAACAAGTAGTTTCTGGAATCAAATACTATATGAAGATTTGGGTTACACAGGTGAAGAGTGATGGTGTTGAGGATCCTACTATGTTTGATTCTGTTGTGTTGGTTAAACCATGGCTTAGTTCTAAACATCTTCTTCACTTTGCTCCTTCACCACAATGA
- the LOC123914241 gene encoding kinesin-like protein KIN-12A isoform X2 yields MMKKLTPVLRKAKRNSPSSANPKSTQKHRFTPFKDKENKPPKPPSNPLKRKLHFLPDDTVSTSSDSGVKVVVRLKPICNDKDEVDSVIQKISSDSLLINGHDFMFDSVAHMDSTQLDMFELIGVPLVENCLAGFNSSVFAYGQTGSGKTYTMWGPPNSLAVENSIIDQQGGLAPRVFERLFARINEEQTDQLQYQCHCSFLEIYNEHITDLLDPNKRNLQIREDVKSGIYVENLTEVHVCTVKDVNQLLMKGLLNRTVGATSVNSESSRSHTVFTCVVESRCKSIADRTSRFKTSKINLVDLAGSERQKSTGAAGYRLKEAGNINRSLSQLGNLINILAEVSQTGKQRHIPYRDSKLTFLLQESLGGNAKLTLLCAISPAQSCRSETFSTLRFAQRVKAIKNKAVVNEVMHDDVNQLREVIRELKDELHRVKTNGYNPSDGSGGHSAALIRRSLILMQPRLHYPLSLPHIDEDGDEEMEIDEEGVEDHARILHNSSKDSAGFSGTNGYIGDPSDTMNCNNQASLGVVKCNTDSILKSPNPSVSPTISSSRKSLKTLSKLSPSQNNIHIESDLGLKSDLGIKAVNQKSMSNALSSLTAPSFHTKTENLTASIHHGLETIDNHHCGASFGQSSLRLSLRPKDSKQNFPVDKVNVGVQTFVPDNTGEEDSVMLNCNNCKSRMQLDVSKIDNNSNMQLVPVDCPESVDKPKKHVLKAAEKVLAGSIRREMALEELCAKQTSEIMQLNHLYKDERECIAKVGQIQEGKILRLQSLMDGVLPTEEFMNEELVSLTHEHELLKENYEHHPEVLKMKIELKRVQDELQEYQNFYDFGEREVLMEEICNLRNQLHFYIDYSSAPARKEYSLLQLPHSSEPRMAANLTSIPDSAEASAEANANEESNEDSVKVKLDQERNQWTEAESRWISLSEELRAEVEANRSLAEKRKHELDAERKCSKELKDAMQIAIEGHARILERYADLEEKHVQLLERHRKIHDGIADVKKATSKAGVRSAESKLIHTLAAEISALKAEKEEERRILIDENRGLQDQLKDTSEAVQAAGELLVQLKEAEEGVITAQKRAMDAEQEAAKAYKQIDKLKKKYEIEISTLNELLAKSRLPMEEEIQPTCNDFVMPTGVDTNAPHSFNQFEPFYNEEDGELAKLEEPSWFSGHDRCNI; encoded by the exons ATGATGAAGAAATTGACACCGGTGCTGAGAAAAGCAAAGCGCAACAGTCCTTCCTCTGCCAACCCCAAATCCACGCAAAAGCATAGATTCACACCCTTCAAGGACAAAGAGAACAAACCCCCTAAACCTCCCTCTAACCCTCTCAAACGCAAGCTCCATTTTCTTCCCGATGACACCGTTTCTACCTCCTCAGATTCCGGCGTCAAG GTTGTTGTGAGGTTGAAACCGATTTGCAATGACAAAGACGAAGTTGATTCCGTGATTCAGAAGATTTCTAGTGATTCCTTGTTAATCAACGGTCACGATTTCATGTTTGATTCCGTTGCTCACATGGATTCTACTCAG CTGGATATGTTTGAGCTTATTGGTGTGCCACTAGTTGAGAATTGCTTGGCGGGGTTCAATAGTTCCGTTTTTGCTTATGGACAG ACTGGGAGTGGAAAGACATACACCATGTGGGGTCCTCCAAATTCTTTGGCAGTCGAAAACTCAATAATTGATCAACAAGGAGGTCTTGCTCCTCGTGTTTTCGAGCGACTCTTTGCCCGCATAAATGAA GAGCAAACCGATCAACTCCAGTATCAGTGTCACTGTTCTTTTCTTGAG ATATATAATGAGCACATAACCGATCTGTTAGATCCAAATAAGAGAAACCTACAG ATAAGAGAAGATGTCAAATCTGGTATATATGTTGAAAATCTTACAGAGGTGCATGTGTGTACAGTGAAGGATGTGAATCAGCTTTTGATGAAG GGATTGTTAAACAGAACAGTAGGTGCAACCAGTGTAAATTCTGAAAGCTCCCGTTCACATACTGTTTTTACTTGTGTAGTTGAATCACGATGCAAG AGTATTGCAGATCGTACTAGCAGATTTAAAACAAGTAAAATCAATCTTGTTGATTTAGCTGGGTCAGAACGACAGAAATCAACAGGTGCAGCAGGATACCGTCTGAAGGAAGCTGGCAACATTAATAGATCACTTTCACAGCTTGG GAATCTGATTAATATTCTTGCTGAAGTTTCTCAGACAGGAAAGCAACGGCATATACCATATAGAGACTCCAAATTGACATTTTTATTGCAGGAGTCTCTTGGTGGAAATGCAAAATTAACATTGCTCTGCGCTATTTCCCCTGCACAAAG CTGTAGGAGTGAAACTTTTAGTACATTGAGATTCGCACAACGTGTCAAAGCTATCAAGAACAAAGCTGTTGTAAATGAAGTAATGCATGATGATGTGAACCAATTGCGAGAAGTAATACGCGAACTCAAG GATGAGCTGCATCGAGTTAAAACAAATGGTTACAATCCAAGTGATGGCAGTGGAGGCCATTCAGCAGCTTTGATCCGAAGAAGTTTGATTTTAATGCAGCCTAGACTGCATTATCCGTTATCACTACCTCATATTGACGAAGATGGTGATGAGGAGATGGAGATTGACGAGGAAGGTGTCGAGGACCATGCTAGAATTCTCCACAACTCAAGCAAAGATTCTGCTGGTTTTTCTGGCACAAATGGATACATTGGCGATCCCAGTGATACAATGAACTGTAATAACCAAGCTAGCCTCGGCGTAGTTAAATGTAATACTGACTCCATCCTCAAATCCCCAAATCCCAGTGTTTCGCCAACAATCAGCAGCAGCAGAAAAAGTTTGAAGACCTTATCAAAGCTGTCCCCATCTCAGAATAACATTCATATTGAAAGTGACTTAGGCTTAAAGAGTGACCTAGGCATAAAGGCTGTTAATCAGAAAAGCATGTCTAATGCTCTGTCTAGTCTGACAGCTCCAAGTTTCCATACTAAAACTGAAAATTTGACAGCTAGCATCCACCATGGTCTTGAAACTATCGATAATCATCACTGCGGTGCATCTTTTGGGCAATCATCGTTGAGGCTCTCATTGAGACCTAAAGATTCTAAGCAAAATTTTCCAGTGGACAAAGTTAATGTGGGAGTACAGACTTTCGTGCCGGATAATACTGGAGAAGAAGATTCTGTTATGTTGAATTGTAATAACTGTAAAAGCAGAATGCAACTTGATGTCAGTAAGATTGACAATAACTCAAACATGCAGTTGGTGCCTGTTGATTGCCCTGAATCTGTTGATAAAccaaagaagcatgttcttaaa GCTGCTGAGAAGGTTTTGGCAGGATCCATAAGGAGAGAAATGGCACTTGAAGAATTGTGTGCAAAGCAGACTTCTGAGATAATGCAGCTCAATCACTTG TACAAGGATGAGAGGGAATGCATTGCAAAAGTAGGACAGATACAGGAAGGTAAAATTTTGCGCCTTCAGAGCCTTATGGATGGTGTTTTACCCACAGAGGAATTTATGAATGAAGAGCTAGTGTCACTCACACATGAACATGAG CTTTTGAAGGAGAACTATGAGCATCATCCAGAAGTTCTGAAAATGAAGATTGAGTTAAAAAGAGTACAAGATGAGCTACAAGAGTATCAGAATTTCTATGATTTTGGGGAGAGGGAAGTGTTGATGGAAGAGATATGTAATTTAAGAAATCAGCTTCATTTTTATATAGACTATTCATCCGCGCCTGCAAGAAAGGAATATTCACTGTTGCAGTTGCCTCATTCATCTGAACCCAGAATGGCAGCAAACCTCACTTCCATTCCCGATTCAGCAGAAGCTAGTGCTGAGGCAAACGCAAATGAGGAATCAAATGAAGACAGTGTCAAAGTAAAACTTGACCAGGAAAGAAATCAATGGACTGAGGCAGAAAGCAGGTGGATTTCCCTTTCTGAAGAACTCAGAGCTGAAGTTGAAGCTAACAGGTCGTTAGCTGAAAAGAGGAAGCATGAATTAGATGCTGAGAGGAAGTGTTCCAAGGAACTGAAGGATGCAATGCAAATAGCTATAGAAGGCCATGCACGGATTTTAGAACGGTATGCAGATTTGGAAGAGAAACATGTCCAGCTGCTCGAAAGACATAGAAAGATCCATGATGGAATTGCTGATGTCAAGAAAGCAACTTCCAAAGCAGGAGTAAGAAGTGCAGAGTCTAAACTCATACATACCCTTGCAGCAGAAATTTCAGCAttaaaagcagaaaaagaagaagaaaggagaATCCTAATAGATGAAAATAGAGGGCTTCAGGATCAACTGAAGGATACTTCTGAAGCAGTGCAGGCTGCAGGTGAACTGCTTGTACAGCTTAAAGAAGCAGAAGAAGGTGTCATCACTGCTCAG AAGCGGGCGATGGACGCAGAACAGGAAGCTGCAAAGGCCTACAAACAAATTgataaattgaagaagaaatatgAGATTGAGATTAGCACCCTTAATGAGCTCCTTGCCAAATCACGTTTGCCTATGGaagaagaaattcaacctacttgtaatgattttgttatGCCTACTGGTGTTGACACCAACGCACCACATAGTTTTAATCAGTTTGAGCCGTTTTATAATGAAGAGGACGGCGAGCTTGCTAAATTAGAAGAACCATCATGGTTCTCCGGTCATGACAGATGCAATATATAG
- the LOC123914241 gene encoding kinesin-like protein KIN-12A isoform X1, with protein MMKKLTPVLRKAKRNSPSSANPKSTQKHRFTPFKDKENKPPKPPSNPLKRKLHFLPDDTVSTSSDSGVKVVVRLKPICNDKDEVDSVIQKISSDSLLINGHDFMFDSVAHMDSTQLDMFELIGVPLVENCLAGFNSSVFAYGQTGSGKTYTMWGPPNSLAVENSIIDQQGGLAPRVFERLFARINEEQTDQLQYQCHCSFLEIYNEHITDLLDPNKRNLQIREDVKSGIYVENLTEVHVCTVKDVNQLLMKGLLNRTVGATSVNSESSRSHTVFTCVVESRCKSIADRTSRFKTSKINLVDLAGSERQKSTGAAGYRLKEAGNINRSLSQLGNLINILAEVSQTGKQRHIPYRDSKLTFLLQESLGGNAKLTLLCAISPAQSCRSETFSTLRFAQRVKAIKNKAVVNEVMHDDVNQLREVIRELKDELHRVKTNGYNPSDGSGGHSAALIRRSLILMQPRLHYPLSLPHIDEDGDEEMEIDEEGVEDHARILHNSSKDSAGFSGTNGYIGDPSDTMNCNNQASLGVVKCNTDSILKSPNPSVSPTISSSRKSLKTLSKLSPSQNNIHIESDLGLKSDLGIKAVNQKSMSNALSSLTAPSFHTKTENLTASIHHGLETIDNHHCGASFGQSSLRLSLRPKDSKQNFPVDKVNVGVQTFVPDNTGEEDSVMLNCNNCKSRMQLDVSKIDNNSNMQLVPVDCPESVDKPKKHVLKAAEKVLAGSIRREMALEELCAKQTSEIMQLNHLLQQYKDERECIAKVGQIQEGKILRLQSLMDGVLPTEEFMNEELVSLTHEHELLKENYEHHPEVLKMKIELKRVQDELQEYQNFYDFGEREVLMEEICNLRNQLHFYIDYSSAPARKEYSLLQLPHSSEPRMAANLTSIPDSAEASAEANANEESNEDSVKVKLDQERNQWTEAESRWISLSEELRAEVEANRSLAEKRKHELDAERKCSKELKDAMQIAIEGHARILERYADLEEKHVQLLERHRKIHDGIADVKKATSKAGVRSAESKLIHTLAAEISALKAEKEEERRILIDENRGLQDQLKDTSEAVQAAGELLVQLKEAEEGVITAQKRAMDAEQEAAKAYKQIDKLKKKYEIEISTLNELLAKSRLPMEEEIQPTCNDFVMPTGVDTNAPHSFNQFEPFYNEEDGELAKLEEPSWFSGHDRCNI; from the exons ATGATGAAGAAATTGACACCGGTGCTGAGAAAAGCAAAGCGCAACAGTCCTTCCTCTGCCAACCCCAAATCCACGCAAAAGCATAGATTCACACCCTTCAAGGACAAAGAGAACAAACCCCCTAAACCTCCCTCTAACCCTCTCAAACGCAAGCTCCATTTTCTTCCCGATGACACCGTTTCTACCTCCTCAGATTCCGGCGTCAAG GTTGTTGTGAGGTTGAAACCGATTTGCAATGACAAAGACGAAGTTGATTCCGTGATTCAGAAGATTTCTAGTGATTCCTTGTTAATCAACGGTCACGATTTCATGTTTGATTCCGTTGCTCACATGGATTCTACTCAG CTGGATATGTTTGAGCTTATTGGTGTGCCACTAGTTGAGAATTGCTTGGCGGGGTTCAATAGTTCCGTTTTTGCTTATGGACAG ACTGGGAGTGGAAAGACATACACCATGTGGGGTCCTCCAAATTCTTTGGCAGTCGAAAACTCAATAATTGATCAACAAGGAGGTCTTGCTCCTCGTGTTTTCGAGCGACTCTTTGCCCGCATAAATGAA GAGCAAACCGATCAACTCCAGTATCAGTGTCACTGTTCTTTTCTTGAG ATATATAATGAGCACATAACCGATCTGTTAGATCCAAATAAGAGAAACCTACAG ATAAGAGAAGATGTCAAATCTGGTATATATGTTGAAAATCTTACAGAGGTGCATGTGTGTACAGTGAAGGATGTGAATCAGCTTTTGATGAAG GGATTGTTAAACAGAACAGTAGGTGCAACCAGTGTAAATTCTGAAAGCTCCCGTTCACATACTGTTTTTACTTGTGTAGTTGAATCACGATGCAAG AGTATTGCAGATCGTACTAGCAGATTTAAAACAAGTAAAATCAATCTTGTTGATTTAGCTGGGTCAGAACGACAGAAATCAACAGGTGCAGCAGGATACCGTCTGAAGGAAGCTGGCAACATTAATAGATCACTTTCACAGCTTGG GAATCTGATTAATATTCTTGCTGAAGTTTCTCAGACAGGAAAGCAACGGCATATACCATATAGAGACTCCAAATTGACATTTTTATTGCAGGAGTCTCTTGGTGGAAATGCAAAATTAACATTGCTCTGCGCTATTTCCCCTGCACAAAG CTGTAGGAGTGAAACTTTTAGTACATTGAGATTCGCACAACGTGTCAAAGCTATCAAGAACAAAGCTGTTGTAAATGAAGTAATGCATGATGATGTGAACCAATTGCGAGAAGTAATACGCGAACTCAAG GATGAGCTGCATCGAGTTAAAACAAATGGTTACAATCCAAGTGATGGCAGTGGAGGCCATTCAGCAGCTTTGATCCGAAGAAGTTTGATTTTAATGCAGCCTAGACTGCATTATCCGTTATCACTACCTCATATTGACGAAGATGGTGATGAGGAGATGGAGATTGACGAGGAAGGTGTCGAGGACCATGCTAGAATTCTCCACAACTCAAGCAAAGATTCTGCTGGTTTTTCTGGCACAAATGGATACATTGGCGATCCCAGTGATACAATGAACTGTAATAACCAAGCTAGCCTCGGCGTAGTTAAATGTAATACTGACTCCATCCTCAAATCCCCAAATCCCAGTGTTTCGCCAACAATCAGCAGCAGCAGAAAAAGTTTGAAGACCTTATCAAAGCTGTCCCCATCTCAGAATAACATTCATATTGAAAGTGACTTAGGCTTAAAGAGTGACCTAGGCATAAAGGCTGTTAATCAGAAAAGCATGTCTAATGCTCTGTCTAGTCTGACAGCTCCAAGTTTCCATACTAAAACTGAAAATTTGACAGCTAGCATCCACCATGGTCTTGAAACTATCGATAATCATCACTGCGGTGCATCTTTTGGGCAATCATCGTTGAGGCTCTCATTGAGACCTAAAGATTCTAAGCAAAATTTTCCAGTGGACAAAGTTAATGTGGGAGTACAGACTTTCGTGCCGGATAATACTGGAGAAGAAGATTCTGTTATGTTGAATTGTAATAACTGTAAAAGCAGAATGCAACTTGATGTCAGTAAGATTGACAATAACTCAAACATGCAGTTGGTGCCTGTTGATTGCCCTGAATCTGTTGATAAAccaaagaagcatgttcttaaa GCTGCTGAGAAGGTTTTGGCAGGATCCATAAGGAGAGAAATGGCACTTGAAGAATTGTGTGCAAAGCAGACTTCTGAGATAATGCAGCTCAATCACTTG TTGCAACAGTACAAGGATGAGAGGGAATGCATTGCAAAAGTAGGACAGATACAGGAAGGTAAAATTTTGCGCCTTCAGAGCCTTATGGATGGTGTTTTACCCACAGAGGAATTTATGAATGAAGAGCTAGTGTCACTCACACATGAACATGAG CTTTTGAAGGAGAACTATGAGCATCATCCAGAAGTTCTGAAAATGAAGATTGAGTTAAAAAGAGTACAAGATGAGCTACAAGAGTATCAGAATTTCTATGATTTTGGGGAGAGGGAAGTGTTGATGGAAGAGATATGTAATTTAAGAAATCAGCTTCATTTTTATATAGACTATTCATCCGCGCCTGCAAGAAAGGAATATTCACTGTTGCAGTTGCCTCATTCATCTGAACCCAGAATGGCAGCAAACCTCACTTCCATTCCCGATTCAGCAGAAGCTAGTGCTGAGGCAAACGCAAATGAGGAATCAAATGAAGACAGTGTCAAAGTAAAACTTGACCAGGAAAGAAATCAATGGACTGAGGCAGAAAGCAGGTGGATTTCCCTTTCTGAAGAACTCAGAGCTGAAGTTGAAGCTAACAGGTCGTTAGCTGAAAAGAGGAAGCATGAATTAGATGCTGAGAGGAAGTGTTCCAAGGAACTGAAGGATGCAATGCAAATAGCTATAGAAGGCCATGCACGGATTTTAGAACGGTATGCAGATTTGGAAGAGAAACATGTCCAGCTGCTCGAAAGACATAGAAAGATCCATGATGGAATTGCTGATGTCAAGAAAGCAACTTCCAAAGCAGGAGTAAGAAGTGCAGAGTCTAAACTCATACATACCCTTGCAGCAGAAATTTCAGCAttaaaagcagaaaaagaagaagaaaggagaATCCTAATAGATGAAAATAGAGGGCTTCAGGATCAACTGAAGGATACTTCTGAAGCAGTGCAGGCTGCAGGTGAACTGCTTGTACAGCTTAAAGAAGCAGAAGAAGGTGTCATCACTGCTCAG AAGCGGGCGATGGACGCAGAACAGGAAGCTGCAAAGGCCTACAAACAAATTgataaattgaagaagaaatatgAGATTGAGATTAGCACCCTTAATGAGCTCCTTGCCAAATCACGTTTGCCTATGGaagaagaaattcaacctacttgtaatgattttgttatGCCTACTGGTGTTGACACCAACGCACCACATAGTTTTAATCAGTTTGAGCCGTTTTATAATGAAGAGGACGGCGAGCTTGCTAAATTAGAAGAACCATCATGGTTCTCCGGTCATGACAGATGCAATATATAG
- the LOC123914247 gene encoding probable amidase At4g34880, whose protein sequence is MCGALMASASRFYFYQFLSIILLVAFLARESTTLANGFSIKEATVHELQLAFQRNQLTSRQLVEFYLNQIKIQNPVLKGVLEVNPDALAQADRADQERRTKAPGSLSGLHGIPILVKDNIATKDKLNTTAGSFALLGSVMPRDAGVVTKLRKAGAIILGKATLSEWSHYRSSKAPLGWSARGGQGKNPYTLDEPCGSSSGSAISVAANLVTVSLGTETHGSILCPSSMNSVVGIKPTVGLTSRAGVVPISLRQDTVGPICRTVSDAAYVLETIAGIDTDDNATIEASKYIPKGGYAQFLKKDGLRGKRLGVVRLFYEFGNDTLLDETFNLHLKTLRQRGAVLVDNLKIDTIDEIIGYRSEEISLSFEFKLSLNEYLKDLVASPVKSLADVIAFNKEHPKLEKIEYGQDIMLQAEKTNGIEEAQKQALLNLTRWSQDGFEKLMKINELDAVVTPFFSFSDILAIGGYPGVNVPAGYEKGVPFGICFGGLKGSEPKLIEIAYSFEQATLIRKPPPLRKLEV, encoded by the exons ATGTGTGGTGCTCTAATGGCTTCAGCGAGTAGGTTCTATTTCTACCAATTCCTTTCTATAATACTTCTTGTCGCATTCCTTGCTAGAGAATCAACAACCTTGGCCAATGGATTCTCAATCAAGGAAGCAACAGTGCATGAACTCCAACTTGCTTTCCAAAGAAACCAATTAACATCAAGACAACTTGTTGAATTCTACCTCAACCAAATCAAAATCCAAAACCCAGTTCTCAAAGGGGTGTTGGAGGTGAATCCAGATGCATTAGCTCAAGCAGATAGAGCTGACCAAGAGAGAAGAACTAAAGCACCAGGTTCTCTTTCAGGGTTGCATGGAATACCTATTTTGGTAAAGGATAACATTGCAACTAAGGATAAGTTGAACACTACTGCAGGCTCTTTTGCACTTCTTGGATCAGTGATGCCAAGAGATGCAGGTGTTGTTACCAAGTTAAGGAAAGCTGGGGCTATCATATTAGGGAAGGCCACTTTGAGTGAGTGGTCACATTACAGGTCTAGTAAAGCTCCTCTTGGTTGGAGTGCTAGAGGTGGACAAGGAAAA AATCCATATACATTGGATGAACCGTGTGGATCAAGTAGTGGATCAGCAATATCAGTAGCAGCAAACTTAGTGACTGTGTCACTTGGTACAGAAACACATGGCTCTATTTTATGCCCTTCAAGTATGAACTCAGTAGTAGGTATCAAACCAACAGTTGGTCTCACCAGTAGAGCAGGTGTAGTTCCAATTAGCCTGAGGCAAGACACCGTTGG GCCAATTTGCAGGACTGTATCAGATGCTGCTTATGTTCTTGAAACCATAGCAGGCATAGACACTGATGATAATGCAACAATTGAAGCATCAAAGTATATCCCAAAAGGTGGCTATGCTCAGTTTCTAAAGAAAGATGGACTAAGAGGAAAGAGATTAGGAGTAGTGAGACTATTTTATGAGTTTGGAAATGACACTTTACTGGATGAAACTTTCAATTTACACCTAAAAACGTTAAG GCAAAGAGGTGCAGTTTTGGTTGACAATTTGAAGATTGATACCATTGATGAAATTATCGGTTATCGAAGTGAAGAGATTTCTCTGAGTTTTGAATTCAAATTATCATTGAACGAGTACCTGAAAGACTTAGTTGCTTCACCAGTGAAAAGCTTGGCAGATGTGATAGCCTTCAACAAGGAACACCCAAAATTg GAGAAAATCGAGTATGGACAAGATATCATGTTGCAAGCTGAAAAAACAAATGGAATTGAGGAAGCACAGAAACAAGCATTATTAAACTTGACAAGATGGTCACAAGATGGGTTTGAGAAACTCATGAAAATAAATGAACTTGATGCTGTGGTAACaccttttttttcctttagtgACATACTTGCTATTGGAGGTTATCCTGGAGTGAATGTTCCAGCAGGATATGAAAAGGGTGTGCCATTTGGAATTTGCTTTGGAGGTTTGAAAGGGTCTGAACCTAAGTTAATTGAAATTGCTTATTCGTTTGAGCAAGCAACTTTGATCAGAAAGCCACCTCCCCTTCGAAAGTTGGAAGTTTGA
- the LOC123914243 gene encoding pentatricopeptide repeat-containing protein At1g63330-like translates to MSFSNLTCNFPVTPKFQQLPNPNFNRSTNSTKTRLYSKFHHQDQHTALVSSFNQLLHQNNPKPPIIQFTKILTSLVKLKQYSTVISLHQQMELNGIESGLITFTILINCFSQLGQTSLSFAVFATILKKGYHPDVITFTTLIKGLCIKGEIHKALNFHHNLVAHRFQLNQYSYTILINGLCQVGEMNKAKDILNTMAKNGVPPEAWSYNVLINGFCKHKMVDEAVNLFNEMHHRKIIPDVVTYTSLIDGLCKSGRIEYALELVDEMRCRNIIPGVVTYSSLIDGLCKLGRVEHALELLDEMRCRKIIPNVVTYTSLIDGLCKSGSIEYALELVDEMRCRNIIPDVVTYSSLIDGLCKLGRVEYALELVDEMRCRKIIPNVVTYNSLIDGLCKSGRIEYALELLDEMRCRKIIPNVVTYTSLIDGLCKSGSIEYALELVDEMRCRNIIPDVVTYSSLIDGLCKTGRIEYALELVDEMPNRGQPPNLLTYNSILDALFKNHHVDEAIALLTKIIEKGIQPNMHTYTILIHGLCINGRPEDARKVFEDLLVKGYNLDVYTYNAMIRGFCNKGLFDEALTMLSKMEPNRCIPDDKTYETIILSLFEKGENDKANKLRHEMIERGLLYNQN, encoded by the coding sequence ATGTCATTTTCAAACTTGACCTGTAATTTTCCAGTCACTCCCAAATTTCAACAACTtccaaaccctaatttcaatCGTTCAACAAACTCAACAAAAACAAGACTATACTCTAAATTTCATCATCAAGACCAACACACTGCTCTTGTTTCCTCATTCAATCAATTGCTCCATCAAAACAATCCTAAACCACCGATAATCCAATTTACAAAAATCTTAACTTCTCTTGTCAAACTGAAACAATACTCAACTGTTATTTCACTTCATCAACAGATGGAATTAAACGGAATTGAGTCAGGCTTAATCACTTTCAccattttaattaattgtttttctcAATTGGGTCAAACCTCTCTTTCATTTGCTGTATTTGCCACTATTCTCAAAAAGGGTTATCACCCAGATGTCATAACTTTTACTACACTCATCAAGGGTCTTTGTATCAAAGGTGAGATCCATAAAGCATTGAACTTTCATCACAACTTGGTTGCACACAgatttcaattgaatcaatATAGCTACACAATTTTGATTAATGGGTTATGTCAAGTTGGAGAAATGAACAAAGCTAAGGATATACTCAACACTATGGCTAAGAATGGAGTGCCTCCTGAGGCTTGGAGCTACAATGTCTTGATTAATGGATTTTGTAAGCATAAAATGGTAGATGAAGCCGTCAATCTCTTTAATGAAATGCATCATAGAAAAATTATTCCTGATGTGGTGACTTACACTTCgcttattgatggtttgtgcaaATCAGGAAGAATCGAATATGCTTTGGAGCTTGTCGATGAAATGCGTTGTAGAAACATTATTCCTGGTGTGGTGACTTACAGTtcacttattgatggtttgtgcaaGTTGGGAAGAGTCGAACATGCTTTGGAGCTTCTCGATGAAATGCGTTGTAGAAAAATTATTCCTAATGTGGTGACTTACACTtcacttattgatggtttgtgtaAATCGGGAAGCATCGAATATGCTTTGGAGCTTGTCGATGAAATGCGTTGTAGAAACATTATTCCTGATGTGGTAACCTACAGTtcacttattgatggtttgtgcaaGTTGGGAAGAGTGGAATATGCTTTGGAGCTTGTCGATGAAATGCGTTGTAGAAAAATTATTCCTAATGTGGTGACTTACAATtcacttattgatggtttgtgcaaATCAGGAAGAATCGAATATGCACTGGAGCTTCTCGATGAAATGCGTTGTAGAAAAATTATTCCTAATGTGGTGACTTACACTtcacttattgatggtttgtgtaAATCGGGAAGCATCGAATATGCTTTGGAGCTTGTCGATGAAATGCGTTGTAGAAACATTATTCCAGATGTGGTAACCTACAGTtcacttattgatggtttgtgtaAAACAGGAAGAATTGAATATGCATTGGAGCTTGTCGATGAAATGCCTAATAGAGGTCAACCACCTAATTTGTTAACTTACAATTCTATATTGGATGCTTTGTTCAAAAACCATCATGTTGACGAGGCAATTGCATTATTAACCAAAATTATAGAGAAGGGTATTCAGCCAAACATGCATACGTACACTATTCTTATACATGGATTGTGTATAAATGGGAGACCGGAGGATGCAAGAAAGGTTTTTGAAGATCTTTTGGTCAAAGGCTACAATCTAGATGTCTATACATATAATGCTATGATCAGGGGATTTTGCAACAAGGGCTTGTTTGACGAAGCATTAACCATGCTATCAAAAATGGAACCCAATCGTTGTATTCCGGATGataaaacttatgaaacaaTTATTCTTTCCCTCTTTGAAAAAGGTGAAAATGATAAAGCAAATAAACTTCGTCATGAAATGATTGAGAGAGGTCTATTATATAATCAAAACTAg